A region from the Agrobacterium cucumeris genome encodes:
- a CDS encoding ABC transporter permease, with translation MLRYFALAVLALFLLLSAIWQPYDPDAVDILARHSGMTAQHLLGTDHLGRDLLSRLMAGGWRTALVLLSVGTIAFTGGTLLGAGAAVLGGWQERVVLRCCEFFITVPTLIIALTAAAIFGLTPMTAGLALGLAGIGPTALLAHSLSRRVLGQPFVHAAQALGVPPLRMVLRHLLPNILPLMITHTGNQVGFAVTAYASLAFIGLGADPSKPDWGSMLFEYRVFIFDHPSLMIWPGIAIAITVATLNTVFDTSD, from the coding sequence ATGCTCCGGTATTTCGCACTTGCCGTTCTGGCCCTTTTCCTGCTTCTGAGCGCCATCTGGCAGCCATATGATCCTGACGCCGTGGATATCCTGGCCCGCCATTCCGGTATGACGGCGCAGCACCTGCTGGGTACCGATCATCTCGGCCGCGATCTTCTTTCGCGCCTCATGGCGGGCGGATGGCGCACCGCGCTTGTGCTGTTATCGGTCGGCACCATCGCCTTTACCGGCGGCACCTTGCTCGGCGCCGGCGCTGCGGTGCTGGGTGGCTGGCAGGAGAGGGTGGTGCTGCGCTGTTGCGAATTCTTCATCACCGTTCCGACGCTCATCATCGCCCTGACGGCGGCGGCGATTTTTGGGCTTACACCGATGACGGCCGGGCTGGCGCTTGGTCTTGCCGGCATTGGTCCGACGGCTCTGCTTGCCCATTCCCTCAGCCGGCGCGTGCTTGGGCAACCCTTTGTCCATGCCGCACAGGCGCTGGGCGTTCCGCCCTTGCGGATGGTCCTGCGCCATCTTCTGCCGAATATCCTGCCGCTGATGATAACCCATACCGGAAATCAGGTGGGTTTTGCCGTCACCGCCTATGCCTCGCTGGCCTTTATCGGGCTTGGCGCGGACCCTTCCAAACCGGACTGGGGCTCGATGTTGTTCGAGTATCGCGTTTTCATCTTCGATCATCCAAGCCTGATGATCTGGCCCGGCATCGCAATCGCCATCACGGTTGCGACGCTCAATACCGTATTCGACACATCCGACTGA
- a CDS encoding ABC transporter permease has protein sequence MQLLRFGIYSVVGMVALSFASFTLIAWMPADPVQIAIRVWNLTATSETVAALREGWGLDRPLILRYLHWLVDFVTGDWGRSFRTGESVFAEFIERLPLSLMLGISGLLLAIAVAVPLGFSAAARPGGIADRASRAFSVFVQAVPGFWLGLVLLWVLGVQLRWIRPFGTDITAIVLPVILIACHSAAVFARIYRRDMIETTRQPYFRTALAKGLSHRQALWRHAHRGAFYALLSAVRSEAGWVIGSTATMEILFNLPGISQFLVQSIAVRDQMVLQAYVMVIALWLLFMNLIVQLFQRLLDPRLA, from the coding sequence ATGCAATTGCTCCGGTTCGGCATATATTCCGTGGTGGGAATGGTTGCGCTTTCATTCGCATCCTTCACGCTCATCGCATGGATGCCCGCCGATCCGGTGCAGATTGCCATTCGGGTGTGGAACCTGACGGCCACGAGTGAAACCGTTGCAGCGCTGCGGGAAGGGTGGGGGCTCGATCGCCCGCTCATCCTGCGTTATCTGCACTGGCTCGTGGATTTCGTGACCGGCGACTGGGGACGATCCTTCCGCACCGGCGAATCCGTCTTTGCGGAATTTATCGAACGTCTGCCTCTCTCGCTCATGCTCGGTATTTCCGGCCTTCTCCTCGCCATTGCCGTCGCCGTACCGCTCGGTTTCAGCGCTGCGGCGCGGCCAGGCGGCATTGCTGATCGTGCCAGCCGGGCATTTTCGGTGTTTGTGCAGGCTGTTCCCGGTTTCTGGCTGGGGCTTGTCCTGCTCTGGGTTCTCGGCGTCCAGCTGCGCTGGATCCGTCCGTTCGGAACCGACATAACGGCAATCGTTCTGCCCGTCATCCTGATCGCCTGCCATTCGGCCGCCGTCTTTGCTCGCATCTACCGCCGCGACATGATCGAGACCACCCGACAGCCGTATTTTCGCACCGCTCTCGCCAAGGGGCTTTCGCACCGGCAGGCGCTCTGGCGTCACGCGCATCGTGGCGCGTTTTATGCCCTGCTTTCGGCGGTGCGCTCGGAGGCGGGGTGGGTGATCGGTTCGACGGCGACCATGGAAATCCTCTTCAATCTTCCCGGCATCAGCCAGTTTCTCGTGCAAAGCATCGCGGTGCGCGACCAGATGGTGCTGCAGGCCTATGTGATGGTCATCGCGCTTTGGCTGCTCTTCATGAACCTGATCGTGCAGCTGTTTCAACGTCTTCTGGATCCACGGCTCGCCTGA